In the genome of Ctenopharyngodon idella isolate HZGC_01 chromosome 19, HZGC01, whole genome shotgun sequence, one region contains:
- the LOC127500693 gene encoding uncharacterized protein LOC127500693 isoform X7, with translation MFYCLLYSEDNSEHISYYAYERRPIPTTFCKVQPLPLTLISVTITLTPHSALSFISLVYEVLTAECTCRTFTMMNLLLLLCLVYHSGTPSEEITVSVSGIKGGSVILPCEYKANEISDFSLYSQSENIPVCQTEECSGRVFKEGNCDIIIKDLIFSDAGKYFLHLYYRNDQAELERQIREFRLHIHDEISVKTGEELKMDVLLINADKVETSSSGEWTEVWTRGHGVSSDRLTDSDGKLTINEFTVTDTGTYRVLDSEGEILITVTVTESKEKLDHKTDDTKQPTVWHWIMLVGPNVFGALLALALNIYPLIMNTIPT, from the exons ATGTTTTATTGTCTGCTTTACAGTGAAGACAATTCTGAACACATTTCCTATTATGCATATGAAAGACGACCTATCCCCACCACATTCTGCAAGGTACAACCACTTCCTCTGACTTTAATTTCCGTCACAATCACCTTAACACCCCATTCTGCCTTGTCATTCATCTCACTGGTTTACGAAGTGTTGACAGCTGAATGCACATGCAGAACATTTACAAT GATGaatcttcttcttctgctgtgTCTTGTCTATCACAGCG GAACTCCCTCTGAAGAAATCACTGTATCTGTGTCAGGAATAAAGGGAGGCAGCGTGATCCTGCCATGTGAATATAAGGCCAATGAGATTTCTGATTTTAGTTTATACAGTCAGTCAGAAAACATCCCTGTTTGTCAGACTGAAGAATGCAGTGGTCGAGTGTTTAAAGAAGGAAACTGTGACATCATCATCAAGGATCTGATCTTCAGTGATGCTGGGAAATACTTTTTACATCTCTATTACCGCAATGATCAGGCAGAGTTGGAGCGGCAAATCAGGGAGTTTCGTCTTCATATTCATG ATGAGATTTCTGTGAAAACAGGAGAGGAGCTGAAGATGGATGTTCTGTTGATCAATGCTGATAAAGTGGAGACAAGCTCCAGTGGAGAGTGGACAGAGGTGTGGACGAGAGGTCACGGGGTCAGCAGTGATCGACTGACCGACAGTGATGGAAAACTGACCATTAATGAGTTTACAGTCACTGACACTGGAACATACAGAGTTCTGGACTCTGAAGGAGAAATCTTGATCACAGTCACAGTCACAG AATCAAAGGAAAAACTGGATCACAAGACTGATGACACAAAACAACCTA CTGTATGGCACTGGATTATGCTTGTTGGACCGAATGTGTTTGGGGCTCTGCTGGCTCTGGCTCTGAATATATATCCTTTAATCATGAACACGATTCCTACCTAG
- the LOC127500693 gene encoding uncharacterized protein LOC127500693 isoform X15 — translation MFYCLLYSEDNSEHISYYAYERRPIPTTFCKVQPLPLTLISVTITLTPHSALSFISLVYEVLTAECTCRTFTMMNLLLLLCLVYHSGTPSEEITVSVSGIKGGSVILPCEYKANEISDFSLYSQSENIPVCQTEECSGRVFKEGNCDIIIKDLIFSDAGKYFLHLYYRNDQAELERQIREFRLHIHDEISVKTGEELKMDVLLINADKVETSSSGEWTEVWTRGHGVSSDRLTDSDGKLTINEFTVTDTGTYRVLDSEGEILITVTVTESKEKLDHKTDDTKQPSK, via the exons ATGTTTTATTGTCTGCTTTACAGTGAAGACAATTCTGAACACATTTCCTATTATGCATATGAAAGACGACCTATCCCCACCACATTCTGCAAGGTACAACCACTTCCTCTGACTTTAATTTCCGTCACAATCACCTTAACACCCCATTCTGCCTTGTCATTCATCTCACTGGTTTACGAAGTGTTGACAGCTGAATGCACATGCAGAACATTTACAAT GATGaatcttcttcttctgctgtgTCTTGTCTATCACAGCG GAACTCCCTCTGAAGAAATCACTGTATCTGTGTCAGGAATAAAGGGAGGCAGCGTGATCCTGCCATGTGAATATAAGGCCAATGAGATTTCTGATTTTAGTTTATACAGTCAGTCAGAAAACATCCCTGTTTGTCAGACTGAAGAATGCAGTGGTCGAGTGTTTAAAGAAGGAAACTGTGACATCATCATCAAGGATCTGATCTTCAGTGATGCTGGGAAATACTTTTTACATCTCTATTACCGCAATGATCAGGCAGAGTTGGAGCGGCAAATCAGGGAGTTTCGTCTTCATATTCATG ATGAGATTTCTGTGAAAACAGGAGAGGAGCTGAAGATGGATGTTCTGTTGATCAATGCTGATAAAGTGGAGACAAGCTCCAGTGGAGAGTGGACAGAGGTGTGGACGAGAGGTCACGGGGTCAGCAGTGATCGACTGACCGACAGTGATGGAAAACTGACCATTAATGAGTTTACAGTCACTGACACTGGAACATACAGAGTTCTGGACTCTGAAGGAGAAATCTTGATCACAGTCACAGTCACAG AATCAAAGGAAAAACTGGATCACAAGACTGATGACACAAAACAACCTAGTAAGTAA
- the LOC127500693 gene encoding uncharacterized protein LOC127500693 isoform X26, producing the protein MNLLLLLCLVYHSGTPSEEITVSVSGIKGGSVILPCEYKANEISDFSLYSQSENIPVCQTEECSGRVFKEGNCDIIIKDLIFSDAGKYFLHLYYRNDQAELERQIREFRLHIHDEISVKTGEELKMDVLLINADKVETSSSGEWTEVWTRGHGVSSDRLTDSDGKLTINEFTVTDTGTYRVLDSEGEILITVTVTESKEKLDHKTDDTKQPTVWHWIMLVGPNVFGALLALALNIYPLIMNTIPT; encoded by the exons ATGaatcttcttcttctgctgtgTCTTGTCTATCACAGCG GAACTCCCTCTGAAGAAATCACTGTATCTGTGTCAGGAATAAAGGGAGGCAGCGTGATCCTGCCATGTGAATATAAGGCCAATGAGATTTCTGATTTTAGTTTATACAGTCAGTCAGAAAACATCCCTGTTTGTCAGACTGAAGAATGCAGTGGTCGAGTGTTTAAAGAAGGAAACTGTGACATCATCATCAAGGATCTGATCTTCAGTGATGCTGGGAAATACTTTTTACATCTCTATTACCGCAATGATCAGGCAGAGTTGGAGCGGCAAATCAGGGAGTTTCGTCTTCATATTCATG ATGAGATTTCTGTGAAAACAGGAGAGGAGCTGAAGATGGATGTTCTGTTGATCAATGCTGATAAAGTGGAGACAAGCTCCAGTGGAGAGTGGACAGAGGTGTGGACGAGAGGTCACGGGGTCAGCAGTGATCGACTGACCGACAGTGATGGAAAACTGACCATTAATGAGTTTACAGTCACTGACACTGGAACATACAGAGTTCTGGACTCTGAAGGAGAAATCTTGATCACAGTCACAGTCACAG AATCAAAGGAAAAACTGGATCACAAGACTGATGACACAAAACAACCTA CTGTATGGCACTGGATTATGCTTGTTGGACCGAATGTGTTTGGGGCTCTGCTGGCTCTGGCTCTGAATATATATCCTTTAATCATGAACACGATTCCTACCTAG